Within the Halorhabdus rudnickae genome, the region CTTCTTCGACTTCGCGGGCTGTGAGGGCGACCAGTTACAGGTCATCAACCTCGAAGAACGACTGCTGGACCTGGTCGATGTCGTCGAGGTCGTCAGCTTCCGTGAAGCGATGTCCGAACACTCCGATGATTACGACATCGCGTTCGTCGAAGGCTCGATCACGACACCTCACGACGCCGAGCGCCTGCGCGACGTGCGCGAGAACGCCGACATCCTCATCGCGATCGGATCGTGTGCTGCCTTCGGAGGGATCAACGCGCTGCGGAACCACCAGGAACTCGAGACGGCCAAAGAGCGTGTCTACGGCGATGATGCGACGTTGTTCGACGACCCCGATGCCGAGCTGTTCGACTCATTTGAGGCGGCCCAACCGGCTAGTGCGTTCGTCGACATCGAGTACGAAATCCCGGGCTGTCCGATCGACGGCGAGGAATTCATCCAGGCGGTCACGGCGCTGTTGAACGGGGCCGAGCCGACGCTGCCGAACCACCCCGTTTGCGTCGAGTGCAAGTTCGAGGAGAACACCTGTGCCTTCGAGCGCGGCGACACTTGTCTCGGCCCGATCACGCGCGGCGGGTGTGGTGCGACCTGTGTCTCACAGGGAACTCACTGCTGGGGATGCCGCGGCATGGTCGCCGACCCGAGCAAGGACGCCTACACGAAGGTCCTCGAAGAGCACGGCCTGACGGCCGAGGACATCGTCGAGGACTACCAGCTCTACTGGGGCTGGCAACGCGAGCAGACCGGCAAACCGGTGGCCCAGGAGGTCGAACAATGAGCAAGAACGTCTCGATCGACGGTGATCTGGTGACTCGCGTCGAAGGCCACGGCAAGATCGTCGTCGATGCAACCGACGGTGACGTACAAGATTGCGAGTGGCAGGTCGTCGAATCACCACGCTTCTTCGAGTCGATGGTGGTCGACCGAAGCTACGAGGAGACCCACCACATCGTCTCGCGGATCTGTGCGATCTGCTCGGTCAGTCACACGCTGACCGCGCTGAAAGCGACCGAGGACGCGATGGACATCGAAGTCTCCGAACAGGACGTCAAACTCCGGAAGCTCGGCCTCTACGGCGAGATGCTCCAGAGCCACGTGCTGCACCTCGGCTATCTCGCACTGCCCGATCTGGTGGGCCAGAAGTCGGTCGTTCCCATGGCCGAGACCCACGAAGAGGAAGTCGAGACAGTCGTCCGGCTCCACCGGCTGGGCAACGACCTGACCGAAGTCGTTGGCGGACGGTCGGTCCACGCCCAGCGACCGATCCCGGGCGGGTTCTCGAAACTCCCGACCGAGACCGAACTCGAAACGGTCAGGAACGGCCTGGAAGCGTCCTGGGAGGACGTCGAGGCGGTCACGGACCTGCTGGTCAGCCTGGCCGACGAACTGCCCGACTTCACTCGCGAGACGGAGTTCATCTCGCTGACCCATCCCGACGAGTACGCCTTCTACGACGGCGTGCCCTACTCCTCGGACGAGGGCGAACTCGCGCTCGCCGAGTACGAGTCGATCGTCAACGAGCACGTCTCCAAGCAATCGACGGCGAAGTTCACCAGCCACGCCCGTGATTCCT harbors:
- a CDS encoding NADH-quinone oxidoreductase subunit B family protein, which translates into the protein MSEKPRVAFFDFAGCEGDQLQVINLEERLLDLVDVVEVVSFREAMSEHSDDYDIAFVEGSITTPHDAERLRDVRENADILIAIGSCAAFGGINALRNHQELETAKERVYGDDATLFDDPDAELFDSFEAAQPASAFVDIEYEIPGCPIDGEEFIQAVTALLNGAEPTLPNHPVCVECKFEENTCAFERGDTCLGPITRGGCGATCVSQGTHCWGCRGMVADPSKDAYTKVLEEHGLTAEDIVEDYQLYWGWQREQTGKPVAQEVEQ
- a CDS encoding Ni/Fe hydrogenase subunit alpha, with the translated sequence MSKNVSIDGDLVTRVEGHGKIVVDATDGDVQDCEWQVVESPRFFESMVVDRSYEETHHIVSRICAICSVSHTLTALKATEDAMDIEVSEQDVKLRKLGLYGEMLQSHVLHLGYLALPDLVGQKSVVPMAETHEEEVETVVRLHRLGNDLTEVVGGRSVHAQRPIPGGFSKLPTETELETVRNGLEASWEDVEAVTDLLVSLADELPDFTRETEFISLTHPDEYAFYDGVPYSSDEGELALAEYESIVNEHVSKQSTAKFTSHARDSYMVGALARVNNNYEQLSPKATAVAESVGLEPGCHNPYMNNVAQLVETAHLVEESIRLLDELLADGLAPQSDYHTPDIDVKAGRGIGAVEVPRGILFHDYTYDDAGDVTEANCVIPTNQNHANIQKDMEKLVPEIIDQPDDDIELTLEMLVRAYDPCISCSTHYLDVEFVGDET